The Mercenaria mercenaria strain notata unplaced genomic scaffold, MADL_Memer_1 contig_1971, whole genome shotgun sequence genome window below encodes:
- the LOC128552040 gene encoding E-selectin-like, with amino-acid sequence HLEDSCGTLPNVLNGKITGRKTRDSFMVECNTGYELKGDNPVLCNLSGNWNQMPSCEPIACGVPSIPRNGSICKMKGDGFGATVIMECEEGFYISGNPVVTCSSNGMWTPVPSCEIIASCTSDRANDFGLKNVALGKKVILSSQNNPTVPGRLMVTPE; translated from the exons GTCACCTAGAAGACAGTTGTGGGACGCTACCTAATGTTCTAAACGGCAAGATCACTGGAAGAAAAACAAGAGATTCATTTATGGTCGAATGCAACACTGGCTATGAATTGAAAGGAGATAACCCTGTTTTATGCAACTTAAGCGGGAACTGGAATCAGATGCCATCCTGTGAGCCAATCGCTTGCGGAGTTCCAAGTATTCCGAGAAATGGTAGCATATGTAAAATGAAAGGGGATGGCTTCGGGGCGACCGTCATAATGGAATGTGAGGAAGGGTTCTATATAAGCGGTAATCCTGTTGTTACTTGTTCAAGTAATGGAATGTGGACTCCAGTTCCATCGTGTGAAATCATTG CGTCTTGTACCAGTGATAGAGCAAATGATTTTGGATTGAAGAATGTTGCCCTAGGGAAAAAGGTCATCCTTAGTTCACAGAATAACCCTACTGTACCTGGAAGGCTCATGgtca CACCAGAGTAA